From a region of the Gossypium raimondii isolate GPD5lz chromosome 10, ASM2569854v1, whole genome shotgun sequence genome:
- the LOC105778084 gene encoding caffeic acid 3-O-methyltransferase: protein MSSLVNPLSSSFAMSEEEEAFGYAMYLRCSGIFPYVLDAAIQLGVFDILAKAGPHAKLSSNHIASEIGTKNPDAASLLDRMLKLLACYNLVTGASYGEDGERLYELTLAGKIFVNDENRGTLALDAFSMKKIQVDVWSRLKDLVLEGGNLFEKVHGMPFYQFKSLNPEYDKSFDTAMINLSKISVKKILEKYHGFQGIATLVDVGGGYGVTLNIIISKYPTIKGINYDLPHVVQQASSFPGIEHVGGDMFSTVPKADTIMMKEVLHNWDDEHCLKLLKNCYEALEEKGKVIVISHMMVEEAEASNGAKLVCQLDLYMGTLFGAKQRTAKQFESMAMNAGFSSFQLKCLAFDAIAVMEFYK, encoded by the exons ATGAGTTCACTCGTGAATCCGTTGAGTTCGTCGTTCGCCATGTCCGAAGAAGAAGAGGCATTCGGCTATGCTATGTATTTACGATGCAGCGGTATATTTCCTTACGTTTTGGATGCCGCAATCCAACTCGGTGTTTTCGATATATTAGCGAAAGCAGGTCCCCATGCCAAGCTTTCTTCCAACCACATCGCTTCTGAGATTGGCACGAAGAATCCCGACGCCGCTTCCCTTCTCGATCGCATGCTTAAGCTCCTTGCCTGCTATAATTTAGTCACCGGCGCCAGTTATGGAGAAGATGGTGAAAGACTCTATGAGCTTACTTTGGCcggtaaaatttttgttaatgaCGAAAATAGGGGAACTTTGGCATTGGATGCATTTTCTATGAAAAAGATCCAGGTTGATGTCTG GTCACGCTTGAAAGATCTTGTCCTTGAAGGTGGCAATCTGTTTGAGAAAGTGCATGGCATGCCCTTTTATCAATTTAAGAGCTTAAACCCAGAATATGATAAGAGTTTTGACACCGCAATGATAAATCTTTCGAAGATATCAGTGAAGAAAATACTTGAGAAATACCATGGATTCCAAGGTATTGCCACTTTGGTAGATGTTGGCGGTGGATATGGGGTTACCCTCAACATCATCATCTCCAAATATCCTACCATTAAAGGCATTAATTATGACTTGCCTCATGTTGTACAGCAAGCCTCATCTTTCCCAG GCATTGAGCATGTAGGAGGAGATATGTTCTCAACTGTTCCCAAAGCAGATACCATAATGATGAAG GAAGTGCTTCACAATTGGGATGATGAGCATTGCTTAAAGCTCCTAAAAAACTGCTACGAAGCATTAGAAGAGAAAGGGAAAGTGATAGTAATAAGTCATATGATGGTTGAGGAAGCAGAGGCAAGCAATGGTGCTAAGCTTGTTTGTCAATTGGATCTTTATATGGGTACGCTATTTGGTGCAAAACAAAGGACTGCAAAACAGTTCGAGTCTATGGCCATGAATGCTgggttttcaagctttcaaCTTAAGTGCCTTGCTTTCGATGCGATTGCTGTCATGGAATTCTATAAatga